In Bacillus sp. S3, the sequence GCTGTAGTCTGGTGAAATTGTTCTAGAAGTTCAATCCCTTCTAGCCTATTTTTTTGTGTTTGATAGGTGAAAGCCGTTTTATTTGGGTTAATATACTCGATACATCCAAAATATTTCCCATCAATAAAAAGCTGTTCTTTCGCGGGGGGCACTAGAAATAAATACGTTTTATGAAAGCCTTCTTTTCTAAGTGTCGCTGTAAAGGCTTCTTGTAGCCTAAGTCTGCTGTTTGTATTATACCCTTTTAAAATGTAAGTATGTTTATCGGTTTTTACTAAAAAGACAGATTTTCGAATCGGTACAAACTGAATAATTTTTTCGAAAAATTGCGACTGAAAATAAGAGAGGAGACGATCAAAATTATCATCGTCCCCTGTATTGTTTATTGACGTATTAATTGCTTTCATCTCGGTACCCTGGCATACCGTACGGATTTGTTCCAACGGGGCCCATTCCATAAGGATTCATATATGGCGGCTGGGCAACATTGACAGGTCCCGTATAGGGTGCACTGTAAATTGGCGGTGTCGGCGGGACAAAGTTTGTCGGCAAAGCATTCGGAGCAGCTGCTGCCGGCTGCATGGTCCCCATTACAGGTGCAGGTCCACAGCCGCAATCTTCCATGCCACCTGTTCCTACAGGCAGCCCCTGGGATGGATACCCTTGCATAAATGGCATTTGACTGCCTAAAGCAGGTGCAGCCATGTCTGATGATTCAAAACCATGGACACCCATAACTTGCGGTACTGGACCGCCCATTTGTGGATATCCGTAAGGCATTTGACCCGACGGTTCCATACCGTAAGGACTTGCCATTCCCGGAGCTCCATACATCGATCCAGGCATTACTTGTGCAGTTTGTGCGAATTCTCCCGGATTTTGTGCTGGAAAGCCACCGGTTGCCGGACCTGTCAGCGGGTATCCTGCAGGGGCACCTGTTTGATACCCTGTTGGATAACCCGCTGGCATTTCTCCATAGCCCATTGGCATTTGGCCATAGCCGCCTGGCATTTCTCCATAGCCCGTCGGCATTTGGCCGTAACCCGCTGGCATCTGACCGGATCCTGTTGGCATTTCTCCGTAGCCCATTGGCACTTGACCATAACCTGCTGGCATTTGACCGGATCCTGCTGGCATTTCTCCGTAGCCCATTGGCACTTGACCATATCCCGCTGGCATTTCTCCGTAGCCTCCTGGCATTTGACCATATGCGGCCGGATCCATCATCTGCGGCGGATACCCTGGGTTTTGGGCACCCATCACCCCCCCTGGATTGTATGCCGGGTTCACTACAGGCATTTGCGGCATAAAGGATGACGATTCATCATGGTAAAATTGCCCTGGCATGACTGAGGCACCGGCCACAGCTGGTGCAGCGCCTGGAATCCCATGAATCATTCCCTGGGGCGGCGCCATTGCCATTCCTTGGACTTGTGGATACGGCATTGGCATCATTGGCGGCGGAAATCCTCCCCCAAACGGCGGACAAAAGCCCGGCCCTGGCATGACAGGTGTGCAAGGGACACAATATTCTTGCATTGGCACTTCAATTGGAGCTTCTTGTACCGGAACAGGAATTTCCTTCTTCGGAACTTCCTTTACTTCAGGAAGAATATTTGCTGGTTTCGGCGGCAGATTTGGCTGTACAGTCATGTTGGACATGTTTGACATATAATAATTGTTAATATCAATTTCCGGGACTACTTGTAGAGGCATTTTAGGAGTGTAGGGTACTTTTGGCGCTTCTTTGATGATTGGCTGTTCTTTGGCAATTGGCACTTCTTTTTTAGGTACTTCCTTAATTGGTACTTCCTTAATTGGTACTTCCTTAATTGGTACTTCCTTGATTGGCATTTCCTTGATTGGTGCTGGTATAGGCTTCTCTTTGGCAAACGGATGCTCAGCAATCGGCATTTCTTTCTTTGTTCCTAAATTGATTGTTTTTTCCGGTTTATGTGCCCCCATTGGTGCTTCTTTTTTTATATTTCCACCAGTGGTTGGGACTTTTATTTTCATACCGGGCATAATCATATCAGGGTTGCTGAGCTGTGAATTCATCTTTTTCAGCTCTTCAAAATTCACGCCGTACTTCTTGGCGATCTTCCAAAGAGTATCCCCTTTCTGTACGATATGGATCTTCACTCTGATTTCCCTCCTATGGCATAAGTCCATATAGTGTATGTGATAATGGGCAAAGTGCTAACATTCTTCAGAAAAACTTATGCTATTTTTATGAAGAATATGTTTGTCATAACGGAAATTACCTTCTGGATGGAGCTGGGGGAAAGTTTTATTTTTCACGTCAGTATGGTAAAATTGGCTATTATGCCTACTGTGAGGAGCGTTTTTTACATATGGAACAGAAAAAGATTCTTGGGGAAGATAGGAGAAAGTTTATTTTACAATTGTTAAAAGATAGCAGTCTCCCTATTACCGGCAGCGAATTAGCTGAGCAAACCAATGTCAGCAGACAAGTAATTGTCGGGGATATTACGCTTTTAAAGGCAAAAAATGAACCGATTATTGCCACTAGCCAAGGGTATATCTATTTAAAACAGAACTCCAGCCTGCCTGTTTTTGAAAGAACTGTTGCCTGCAGGCACACCCCACAAGATACCGAAATGGAACTAAATTTATTGGTAGATCACGGTGTGTTAGTGAAAGATGTAAAAATTGAACATGCGGTGTACGGCGATTTAACTGCATCGATAATGGTTTCTAACCGCCAGGAAGTAAAGCAATTCTTAAAGAGACTGCAAACGACCAAGGCCTCATTATTATCTGAGTTAACCGGCGGCTTCCATCTGCACACCATTTCAGCCTCCAATGAAAAGCAGCTTGATAAAGCTGAAGCCGCCTTGAAGGCGGAAGGAATATTATTAGAATCATGAAAAGACCCGGAGAACCGGGTCTTTTTTTAATCAAGCTCTACTATGATAGAAGGGTAACTTCCTAAAACCTTTACACCGCAGCCTAATGCTTCAAGTTCCGCAATTGCTCCGGGAATCAATACTTCATCAAGCTTCATTTCAATATCAATAATGAAAAAATAATTGCCAATCCCTGTTTTCATCGGCCTGGATTCGATTTTTGACATGTTTAACTTTCTCCAGGCAAAGGCAGATAACACCTGATGGAGGGCTCCGGCCTGATCCGACGGCAGGGTAACCATAAGCGTGGTTTTGTAATGAGATGAACCGCTTATCGACTCAAAATCCAAGTTCTGTTCTGATAGAACGAAAAAGCTTGTATGATTATAATCAAAATCATGAATATTTTTCTGGACGATGGCCAAACCGTACTCCTTTGCTGCTAATTCATTGGCAATCGCAGCTGACTTCAATTCGGGCTGCTCCATTACCAGCTTTGCTGCTGCCGCAGTAGAGGTCACACTCTCGATGGGCACGCCGCTAAAATGGGTATGGAGGAACTTATGGCATTGGGCAATGGCATGTGAATGGCTGTATACCACGCCCGCCTTCCGCCATGTTTCCTTATTTGCAGGATGAACCATCAAATGCTGTTTAATTGGCAGTGTTATCTCACCCACAATTGGAATTTGAACAACATGGGTCAAATAATCCAGGGTAATATTTACTGAGCCTTCTAGGGCATTCTCAACCGGAACCACGGCCAAATCTACTTTTTTAGCGACAAGGGCATCCATACTTTCAGGGATGGTGCGATACGGCTCAAGTTCGTATCCCTGAAAAATATTTTTCACTGCCATTTCTGTAAATGTTGCTTTTGGTCCTAAAAAGCCTACTTTCATTGTTTCCCCACTCCTTGTATAAATGAGCAAGCGCTTGTTCAGCACTAAAACTTCTTTTTCAAAATTTTTCGTCTTATTCTTTTAAAAAGAAAGCTGAGCACGGCCCAGCAGACAAAAAGTCCGCTATGCACCCGTACCCAGCACGTCAACCTTCTCGACAAATTCTAATTTTCGTAAGTTTGCGAGTAAATCATCGAGCTCTGTTGTCATACTCGATGTATGCAATGATAATGTTACATTTGCCCTGCCTTGCAGCGGGATGGTTTGGTGTATCGTTAAGACGTTACAGCCAGATGCAGCAACGACACTTAACAATTTTGACAATGTCCCGGAGCGATCTTCCAAGTGAAAGAAGAGTGAAATAATTTTCTCCTTCTGAATGGTCGAAAAAGGAAAGACTGTGTCCCTGTATTTATAATAGGCACTTCTGCTCAAATCAACCTTTTGAACAGCATCTGCAATCGATTCTGCCTTGCCTCTTTCAAGCATGTCCTTCACATCGATTGTTTTTTTCATCGCTTCGGGCAAAACATCCTCACGGACCAAATAATATTTTTTATCAAAATTAGCCATATCCCTCTACCTCGTTCTCTTACAAAAAAAACTATCTACTCTATAAACTCAAATTCGAATTCCAACAATTTCACGATATCCCCGTCTTTTGCCCCGCGCTGTCTCAAAGCATCATCGACACCAAGTCCACGTAACTGGCGGGAGAAACGGCGAACAGATTCTTCACGGGAAAAGTCTGTCATTTTAAATAATCTTTCGAGTTTTTCACCTGAAAGGACAAATGAGCCATCCGGGTCTCTTGTGATCGTGAAGTTTTCAGGATCTGCCTCATGTTTATATAATACACGATTAACACTTGATTCTTCTTCTTCATGCTCAAGCGGGAACTCCGGTGTTTCCTCTAACTTATCAGCTACAGCGAATAATAACTCTCGCAGCCCTTTACGAGAAACAGCGGAAATAGGGAAGATTGGATAATCCTCTTCAAGCTGCTCTTTAAACTTTTTCAGATTTTCTTCTGCTTCCGGCATATCCATTTTATTAGCGACAATGACTTGCGGGCGCTCGGTCAAACGAAGATTATACTCTTTTAATTCACGATTAATCGTCAAATAATCTTCATATGGGTCCCTGCCTTCAGTCGCTGCCATATCAATTACATGGACGATTACCCTTGTCCGTTCAATATGCCGTAAAAATTGATGACCCAGGCCGACACCTTCACTAGCCCCTTCAATTAGTCCCGGCAAATCGGCCATGACAAAGCTTCTGCCGTCTTCTGTTTCCACCATCCCAAGATTCGGAACAATCGTGGTAAAATGGTATTCCGCAATTTTTGGCTTTGCAGCGGATACAACCGATAATAATGTAGATTTTCCTACGCTAGGGAAACCGACAAGTCCAACATCAGCTAACAGTTTTAATTCAAGAACTACATCGCGCTCTTGACCTGGCTCGCCATTCTCAGCGATTTCCGGTGCCGGATTTGACGGTGTGGCAAAGCGCGTATTTCCCCGGCCGCCGCGGCCGCCTTTGGCAATAACAGCCTGCTGCCCGTGCTCAACTAAATCGGCAATAACCTCATTCGTTTCCGCATCCATAACAACCGTTCCAGGCGGCACCTTGACAATCATATCCTTAGAGCCTCTGCCATGCTGGCCCTTGGACATGCCATGCTCACCACGATCTGCTTTAAAATGGCGCTTATAACGGAAATCCATTAACGTCCTTAGTCCTTCGTTCACCTCAAAAACGACACTGGCTCCCTTCCCGCCGTCACCGCCGGCAGGGCCGCCATTCGGAACATATTTTTCTCGGCGAAACGCGACCATCCCGTTACCGCCGTCTCCGCCTTTTACATAAATTTTGACCTGATCGACAAACATTTAATTCCTCCAGTTTTGCACATGTATTCATATCAAACCATAAAAGGTTTCATCTTGGCATAAAAACTTCAAGTGCAAGTTCATTTTCAGTAAATTCCTTGACCACTACATTCACAGTTGGGTCGGTAAGGAATTGTTCAATGAGTTCCCGTTTTATTATTATCCCGCTAAAATCAAAAAAGAAACGAACACCATTTGATTGCGGTTCAATTGTAATCGATAAATGATTTTCTTGAAATTGCTCTATTGACTGATTTAAACATAAAAAAAAGGAATTTGTCCAATTTGTCATGCCAGCGTCATCAACTTTTATTGATTCTGAATCGTGAAGTACCTCATATTCCAATTTAAAAGAAGGATTCTCCCAATTGGATTTTAATAACAAAGCAGCTAACAATGGCATCTGTAAATTAGAAAGCTTTGTTTCATGCTGCGTTTCAATGACAATTTCATCAATGACTGCTTTTGCCCGGTCGATGCGATTTAAATCCAAGTTCCCCTTTATTAGCTGGAGTTTATTTAACCAATCATGTCGTGAGTGCCGCAGCACTTCGACGATATCCCATTCTTTCCCCATACGTACACTCCCACATTAATTGTTGGATCCTGTTTCTGATAGTATATCAAAAAAACAAACATGAGTAAGCATTTTTATATTCGAGGAGAAAAGAAGCTTTTACGAAGTAGGTTTCCTGAAGTGTTTAGTTTAGTTGGAAGATGTACTTTCGTTAGCAAAAAGAAAACTCTAACCAAACAGGTTAGAGTTTTCATGAATGACAATTAAGCTTCTTGAGCTGCTGGATATACGCTCACTTTTTTACGGTCACGACCTAAACGTTCGAATTTTACAACGCCGTCGATCTTTGCAAAAAGAGTGTCATCTCCGCCGCGGCCTACGTTTTCACCTGGATAAATCTTTGTACCGCGTTGACGGTAAAGGATTGAACCACCAGTTACAAACTGACCGTCTGCACGCTTCGCACCAAGGCGCTTTGCGATGGAGTCACGTCCGTTCTTTGTAGAACCTACTCCCTTTTTAGAAGCAAAAAACTGAAGATCTAATCTTAACATTTATTCCACCTCCCACTTTTTGAAGGTAATCTTTATGTGCTTTCCGTACTCTGCTTCAATTCCCTGCAATGAAACGATCATTGCTTCCAGTAGTAATTGTACTTTTTCCCTAGCGGCATCTGAAAGATTTTCAGGAAACACACACTCGAGGAATCCGCCATTACCTTGAACAACCTCTGCTTTAACGCCGATTAAGACCTCAATCGCATTAACTGTTCCGAAAGAAACTGCCGAAGCTCCCGCACAAACAATATCCTTGCCATGCTTAGCAAACTGGGCATGCCCGCTCATTGTAAATGAATGAATCATTCCGGAGTCAGTACGATAAATCGTAATTCCAATCATCTATTTTCCAACACCTTACGCGTTGATTTTTTCGATGACTACTTTTGTGTAAGGTTGACGATGACCTTGTTTCTTACGGTTGTTTTTCTTCGCTTTGTACTTGAAAACAACGATTTTCTTCGCACGGCCTTGTTTTTCAACTTTAGCTGTAACAGTAGCGCCTGCAACAACAGGGCTTCCAACTTTTACAGTTTCACCGCCAACGAAAAGAACCTTGTCAAAAGTAACTGATTCACCAGCTTCAACATCTAATTTTTCAATGTAGATTGCTTGGCCTTCTTCGACTTTAAGTTGTTTACCGCCAGTTTCGATAATTGCGTACATGAACTGCACCTCCTTATAAACTCAGACTCGCCATCCCCAGGCGTCCCCGCAAATTTTGCAGAAATCTTATTACCTGTTCTGTGCGGTTGTAGCACGGGTGCTACAAACATAACATTAGAATACTAACATAATTTAATGAAAAGTGTCAATAGCTTTTAGGGAGATATCCCGTTCATCGCCAAATTGTTTTATGATGTAATACGGCTTGGGTGCTTGCTGGATTAAAAAGTATAGTTTTAAATGAAGCAATTCTTCTAATGCCTGTCTATGGACCTCATTTTCGCCTAGAAGGGTTGCTTTTACCTCTTCGGTTGTCTCAATAAGAATGGCTTCAAAATCAGCATGACGGTGCTCTAGAAGCTCTCGCTCAAGTCTGAATGCAGTGGTTTCGGTGCTAAGGATCCGTCCCGTGCCATCGCAGACAGAACATTTTACTTGTAGTGCCTCCGAGATGGTAACTTTAGTCCTTTTTCTAGTCAGCTGCAGAATTCCGAGCGGTGTGAAGCCGATGATTTTTGTTCTTTTTTCATCTCTGGTTAATTCAGTTTCGACAGTATCAAGAATAGCCAGCTTGTCCTGCTCGCGCTTCATATCAATAAAGTCAATCAGGACAATCCCGCCGATATCACGGAGTTTTAGCTGTCTGATAATTTCCTTTGCAGCTAGTTGATTGGTTTTGAGAACGGTATCCAGATAATCGGACTTACCGGAAAATTTCCCTGTATTTACATCAATAATCGTCAAGGCTTCTGTTTGATCAAAAATGAGATAGGCACCGTGATCGAGCCAGACAATCCGTTTTAGGGCCTTATCAATTTCATGCTCCACCTGATTTGCTGAAAAAATGTTTTCTTTCCCGTTGTAATAGGTGTACGTCAGGTTGGCGTTGTACTGCTCAAGCATCTTTTTGATGGCTACATCATCGACAATCACTTCTCCTGCTTTCATTTTTTTTATTTGGGCCAGGATCATTTCGATAAAAGTATCTTTTTGAAAAACCAGTCCCGGCTTCTTCGGGGTTGTCTGGACGAGTTCTTGGTATTGTTGTCTTAATGTTTGCAGCTCTTCTTGGATTTCTTCGTCTGTAGAAGAGATGATAGAGGTGCGAAAAATAATCCCCTCTTCCTCCGTTGTGAGGCGGCTGCCGAGGCGCCGAAGTGCAGCTTGTCTGGATTCATTAGCAATTTTTTTTGAAACTGCTACATACCGCCCTTTAGGCATGTAAATAAGCTGATTTCCTTCCATTTCAATAATTCCTGTTACTTTTGGCCCCTTCGTGCCGGTGGCATCCTTGTCCACCTGAACGAACATTTTTTCTCCTTGGTGAACGAAGGAAGTAACATTTTTATGTTTTTCGGAAGCAAGTACGTATGATGGGAGGCTGTCACGGTGCAAATAGGCGTTTTTTTCTTCACCTATGTCGATAAAAACAGCATTCATCCCCGGTAATACCTTTGTCACCGTCCCAAAATAAATATTACCGACCAGAGAGCGATGTTCTGGTCGGTCAAATACAATCTGTTCTATGCGATTATTTCTCAAATAAGCAAATCGCTTCTCTCGTGCATTGTAATTGATAATTAAAGTTTCCAAACCTAGCGTCCTCGCTTTTCATATATACATGTATTATACCCTTTTTTACGGCTGTGTTAAACTTGGCTGTTGATTTCCGCTCCAGGCACTTCGCTTTCCGCGGGCGTGACGGGGAGCCTCCTCGTCGCTTCGCTCCAATCAACAGTTTAAAAAAATCAACAATGACCTTTAACACAGCCTTTAATATAAAAAGAGAAGGTCGCTGATTTTATCGGTTAGCCGCTTTTCCGTAAAGTAAGCGTGCAGGAGCTCGTTCTCATCCAATGTGCCTGTTTCCTTGCCGCCAGCTTCAACGATAATTGGATGCTTGCAGCCGCGTTGAAATTTTTCTAACACATGAATGAGTAAATCCTGTTCATTAGCCTGGATCGGCTTCAATGCCTGAAGACTAGATTTTTTCCCGTAATAGCGCTCTAATAAAAATCTCATAAAGATAAAGCGCCGCTGCTTCCATTCATGATAGAGCGAGAAAAATAAGAAAGCAATCACAACCCATACGTTAATATTAGAGGGTGCAGCCAGCAAAATGATGATTGAAAACAAGAAGAGGCTGAAAAACGAAATCATTAATGTCAAACGATGGGCACTCGGAAAAGAACTTTTTAATGATAGCAGTAAAAAGACCAGTTTTCCGCCATCCAGCGGCCAAACGGGAAAAAGGTTGAAGATAAAAATCATGACATTATAGCTGATAAATAATTGATATAAGTCCTCGGGGATTACCTGCAGCGAAAATAAGACATACGCGACCGCGACCATCCACACATGCTGGAGCGGCCCGGCGAGCACGACAATCGTTTCTTCCTTTAACGGACGATTGCCGTGTTCATCCATTTCAGCCACTCCGCCAAACGGAAGAAGAGTAATTTTTTTTATTCGCCATGAAAAAAAAGAAGCCGCAGCAGCATGCCCCATTTCATGGATAAAAATAATCGCGAGCAGCAGAGAGACTTCCAGGAAATACCCGGTAGCAATCGATAAAGCAATCACAATCCACAGCAAAGGATGGATCTGAACATGCCGAAGTAAAGTAATAGCTCTATTCAAAGCGAATCACCTGAATCGGATCGATAAATGCATCGTCTTTTTTTATTGCAAAGTAATACTTACCTTTAGTCTTATCTTCACCTGTTGATGCGGAAACCGTGCCAACGACCGTTCTTTTATCAATATGATCATATTTATTGACCTTAACTTCCTCTAAATTGCCATACCAGGTTTGCGATCCATCGCTATGCTGGACAATGACCGTTTTGCCTGAGTCGTCTTTGATCCCCGCAAAAGTTACGAACCCATCGTCAATCGATTGAACAGCGGCACCTTTTGTCGTTTCAATCATGATACCCTGACCATTTTTCTCAAAGTTTTCAAGGATTTTCCCCATCGCCGGAAC encodes:
- the pheA gene encoding prephenate dehydratase, with amino-acid sequence MKVGFLGPKATFTEMAVKNIFQGYELEPYRTIPESMDALVAKKVDLAVVPVENALEGSVNITLDYLTHVVQIPIVGEITLPIKQHLMVHPANKETWRKAGVVYSHSHAIAQCHKFLHTHFSGVPIESVTSTAAAAKLVMEQPELKSAAIANELAAKEYGLAIVQKNIHDFDYNHTSFFVLSEQNLDFESISGSSHYKTTLMVTLPSDQAGALHQVLSAFAWRKLNMSKIESRPMKTGIGNYFFIIDIEMKLDEVLIPGAIAELEALGCGVKVLGSYPSIIVELD
- a CDS encoding ACT domain-containing protein — translated: MANFDKKYYLVREDVLPEAMKKTIDVKDMLERGKAESIADAVQKVDLSRSAYYKYRDTVFPFSTIQKEKIISLFFHLEDRSGTLSKLLSVVAASGCNVLTIHQTIPLQGRANVTLSLHTSSMTTELDDLLANLRKLEFVEKVDVLGTGA
- the rplU gene encoding 50S ribosomal protein L21 — translated: MYAIIETGGKQLKVEEGQAIYIEKLDVEAGESVTFDKVLFVGGETVKVGSPVVAGATVTAKVEKQGRAKKIVVFKYKAKKNNRKKQGHRQPYTKVVIEKINA
- a CDS encoding ribosomal-processing cysteine protease Prp; the protein is MIGITIYRTDSGMIHSFTMSGHAQFAKHGKDIVCAGASAVSFGTVNAIEVLIGVKAEVVQGNGGFLECVFPENLSDAAREKVQLLLEAMIVSLQGIEAEYGKHIKITFKKWEVE
- a CDS encoding M50 family metallopeptidase; the protein is MNRAITLLRHVQIHPLLWIVIALSIATGYFLEVSLLLAIIFIHEMGHAAAASFFSWRIKKITLLPFGGVAEMDEHGNRPLKEETIVVLAGPLQHVWMVAVAYVLFSLQVIPEDLYQLFISYNVMIFIFNLFPVWPLDGGKLVFLLLSLKSSFPSAHRLTLMISFFSLFLFSIIILLAAPSNINVWVVIAFLFFSLYHEWKQRRFIFMRFLLERYYGKKSSLQALKPIQANEQDLLIHVLEKFQRGCKHPIIVEAGGKETGTLDENELLHAYFTEKRLTDKISDLLFLY
- the safA gene encoding SafA/ExsA family spore coat assembly protein, which gives rise to MKIHIVQKGDTLWKIAKKYGVNFEELKKMNSQLSNPDMIMPGMKIKVPTTGGNIKKEAPMGAHKPEKTINLGTKKEMPIAEHPFAKEKPIPAPIKEMPIKEVPIKEVPIKEVPIKEVPKKEVPIAKEQPIIKEAPKVPYTPKMPLQVVPEIDINNYYMSNMSNMTVQPNLPPKPANILPEVKEVPKKEIPVPVQEAPIEVPMQEYCVPCTPVMPGPGFCPPFGGGFPPPMMPMPYPQVQGMAMAPPQGMIHGIPGAAPAVAGASVMPGQFYHDESSSFMPQMPVVNPAYNPGGVMGAQNPGYPPQMMDPAAYGQMPGGYGEMPAGYGQVPMGYGEMPAGSGQMPAGYGQVPMGYGEMPTGSGQMPAGYGQMPTGYGEMPGGYGQMPMGYGEMPAGYPTGYQTGAPAGYPLTGPATGGFPAQNPGEFAQTAQVMPGSMYGAPGMASPYGMEPSGQMPYGYPQMGGPVPQVMGVHGFESSDMAAPALGSQMPFMQGYPSQGLPVGTGGMEDCGCGPAPVMGTMQPAAAAPNALPTNFVPPTPPIYSAPYTGPVNVAQPPYMNPYGMGPVGTNPYGMPGYRDESN
- a CDS encoding transcription repressor NadR, with translation MEQKKILGEDRRKFILQLLKDSSLPITGSELAEQTNVSRQVIVGDITLLKAKNEPIIATSQGYIYLKQNSSLPVFERTVACRHTPQDTEMELNLLVDHGVLVKDVKIEHAVYGDLTASIMVSNRQEVKQFLKRLQTTKASLLSELTGGFHLHTISASNEKQLDKAEAALKAEGILLES
- a CDS encoding Rne/Rng family ribonuclease, which produces METLIINYNAREKRFAYLRNNRIEQIVFDRPEHRSLVGNIYFGTVTKVLPGMNAVFIDIGEEKNAYLHRDSLPSYVLASEKHKNVTSFVHQGEKMFVQVDKDATGTKGPKVTGIIEMEGNQLIYMPKGRYVAVSKKIANESRQAALRRLGSRLTTEEEGIIFRTSIISSTDEEIQEELQTLRQQYQELVQTTPKKPGLVFQKDTFIEMILAQIKKMKAGEVIVDDVAIKKMLEQYNANLTYTYYNGKENIFSANQVEHEIDKALKRIVWLDHGAYLIFDQTEALTIIDVNTGKFSGKSDYLDTVLKTNQLAAKEIIRQLKLRDIGGIVLIDFIDMKREQDKLAILDTVETELTRDEKRTKIIGFTPLGILQLTRKRTKVTISEALQVKCSVCDGTGRILSTETTAFRLERELLEHRHADFEAILIETTEEVKATLLGENEVHRQALEELLHLKLYFLIQQAPKPYYIIKQFGDERDISLKAIDTFH
- the obgE gene encoding GTPase ObgE, whose product is MFVDQVKIYVKGGDGGNGMVAFRREKYVPNGGPAGGDGGKGASVVFEVNEGLRTLMDFRYKRHFKADRGEHGMSKGQHGRGSKDMIVKVPPGTVVMDAETNEVIADLVEHGQQAVIAKGGRGGRGNTRFATPSNPAPEIAENGEPGQERDVVLELKLLADVGLVGFPSVGKSTLLSVVSAAKPKIAEYHFTTIVPNLGMVETEDGRSFVMADLPGLIEGASEGVGLGHQFLRHIERTRVIVHVIDMAATEGRDPYEDYLTINRELKEYNLRLTERPQVIVANKMDMPEAEENLKKFKEQLEEDYPIFPISAVSRKGLRELLFAVADKLEETPEFPLEHEEEESSVNRVLYKHEADPENFTITRDPDGSFVLSGEKLERLFKMTDFSREESVRRFSRQLRGLGVDDALRQRGAKDGDIVKLLEFEFEFIE
- a CDS encoding sporulation initiation phosphotransferase B; protein product: MGKEWDIVEVLRHSRHDWLNKLQLIKGNLDLNRIDRAKAVIDEIVIETQHETKLSNLQMPLLAALLLKSNWENPSFKLEYEVLHDSESIKVDDAGMTNWTNSFFLCLNQSIEQFQENHLSITIEPQSNGVRFFFDFSGIIIKRELIEQFLTDPTVNVVVKEFTENELALEVFMPR
- the rpmA gene encoding 50S ribosomal protein L27, producing the protein MLRLDLQFFASKKGVGSTKNGRDSIAKRLGAKRADGQFVTGGSILYRQRGTKIYPGENVGRGGDDTLFAKIDGVVKFERLGRDRKKVSVYPAAQEA